In one window of Cytophagaceae bacterium ABcell3 DNA:
- a CDS encoding LptF/LptG family permease codes for MKKIDKLIISAFLGPFLLTFMVVVFILLTQFLLKYLDDFMGKGLGVTVYAELIFYFSLNMVPMALPLAILLSSLMTFGTLGQHHELTAIKSSGVSLIRILVPIFVIVVGLGITGFFFNNHVVPKANLKAFSLLYDIRQKKPALDLKEGIFYQGIPGYSIKITKKEADGKSLKGVMIYDHTSGRGNTEVIVADSGSMYTFHNEQYLSFDLYNGKSYSEKKEDDSKKEQFVVNSFQKSRIIFSLSSFSLNRTPEELFQSNRLMKDIKELNYVMDSLRLEQDKLMGKLPESVQPFYLFHPVTDTLEQKFAEDSLFINLQHANLSLDSMATKVGHNVVLSKAANQARSIRSYTSSQADRIKFLKKEANTYHIEKMHKYTQAVACIIMFLIGAPLGAIIKKGGLGVPVLLSIVFFIFFYVISLIMERYCKEGIVLLPYGMWTANLVYLPLGLFFLKQAKNDSRLFDSDSWVILIGRIKKMFKKNKK; via the coding sequence ATGAAAAAAATTGATAAACTAATTATTTCAGCCTTTCTTGGGCCCTTTCTGCTAACCTTCATGGTTGTGGTGTTTATTCTACTTACCCAATTCCTGTTGAAATACCTGGATGATTTTATGGGCAAAGGGTTAGGAGTGACCGTTTATGCAGAATTGATATTTTATTTTAGTCTGAACATGGTGCCCATGGCGCTGCCATTGGCTATCCTCTTGTCTTCCTTGATGACATTTGGTACCTTGGGGCAGCACCATGAACTTACCGCTATAAAGAGCTCTGGCGTTTCTTTGATCAGGATACTTGTGCCTATATTTGTTATTGTTGTAGGTTTGGGTATCACAGGGTTCTTTTTCAATAACCATGTAGTCCCCAAGGCCAACCTCAAAGCCTTTAGCCTCCTTTACGATATAAGGCAAAAGAAACCAGCGTTAGATTTGAAAGAAGGTATATTTTACCAAGGTATCCCTGGCTATAGCATTAAAATAACCAAAAAGGAGGCCGATGGTAAATCGCTTAAAGGTGTTATGATTTATGACCATACCAGCGGTCGGGGAAATACAGAAGTGATTGTCGCAGACTCTGGGAGTATGTATACCTTTCACAACGAGCAATACCTAAGTTTTGACCTTTATAATGGAAAGAGTTATTCTGAGAAGAAAGAGGATGACAGCAAAAAAGAACAGTTTGTGGTAAACAGCTTCCAGAAGAGCAGGATTATATTCAGTCTGTCTTCTTTTTCGCTCAACAGGACACCAGAAGAGCTGTTTCAGTCAAACCGCTTGATGAAAGATATCAAAGAGCTGAACTATGTTATGGACTCTTTACGGCTTGAACAGGACAAGCTTATGGGAAAACTTCCTGAATCGGTACAACCTTTTTACCTGTTCCACCCGGTTACAGATACTTTGGAACAAAAATTTGCAGAGGATTCATTATTCATAAACCTCCAGCACGCCAACTTGTCGTTAGATAGTATGGCTACCAAGGTTGGCCATAATGTGGTGTTGAGCAAAGCCGCAAACCAGGCACGTAGTATACGGAGCTATACTTCGAGCCAGGCCGACCGTATCAAGTTCTTGAAGAAAGAAGCCAATACCTATCATATTGAGAAAATGCATAAATACACTCAGGCTGTTGCATGTATAATTATGTTTTTAATAGGAGCGCCATTAGGTGCGATTATTAAAAAAGGAGGGTTGGGTGTGCCGGTATTACTGTCTATCGTGTTTTTCATATTCTTTTATGTGATCTCATTGATTATGGAGAGATACTGTAAAGAAGGTATCGTATTGCTTCCATATGGTATGTGGACGGCCAATTTGGTGTACTTGCCACTGGGGCTGTTTTTCTTAAAGCAGGCGAAAAACGATTCGAGGTTGTTTGACTCAGACAGTTGGGTGATACTGATAGGCAGGATCAAAAAGATGTTCAAAAAGAATAAGAAATAA
- a CDS encoding DMT family transporter: MSDFAGLLLVFVGAVLFSTKAILVKLSYHYEVPPVSALALRMLFSLPFYICIAYFIRSEKTNTAPVRKHWLSLVFLGLAGYYFSSLMDFEGLNYITASLERLILFIYPTLVIFISAIVFRTKIKKNEMIALLMTYGGIFFVILTDLSLDQKDIWKGSFLVFLSALSYAIYLIGSGKLIPVFGPWKFTSYVMIVSCLGVFVHFFIQHDLNDLVFPARVYLYTFLMAVISTVIPSFMLAQGIKIIGSGKASLIGSIGPVSTIFMAYIFLGEVINVFQVIGAAFVITGIILLNGYGFIQDFIKK; encoded by the coding sequence ATGTCAGATTTTGCAGGACTGTTGCTTGTTTTCGTAGGAGCTGTACTGTTCTCTACCAAAGCCATTTTGGTAAAACTTTCTTATCATTACGAAGTGCCCCCTGTTTCGGCACTGGCATTAAGAATGTTATTCTCTCTCCCTTTTTATATTTGCATTGCCTACTTCATACGATCTGAGAAAACAAACACAGCACCTGTCAGAAAACATTGGCTGTCTCTGGTATTCCTAGGGCTGGCGGGCTACTATTTTTCCAGCCTTATGGACTTTGAAGGGCTAAACTATATTACAGCGTCCTTAGAAAGGCTCATCCTATTTATTTATCCTACACTGGTTATTTTTATATCAGCCATCGTATTCCGGACCAAAATCAAGAAAAACGAAATGATAGCCCTCCTTATGACCTATGGAGGAATATTCTTTGTCATACTCACAGATTTATCATTAGACCAAAAGGATATATGGAAAGGTAGTTTTCTGGTTTTCCTCAGTGCTTTAAGCTATGCTATATACCTGATAGGCAGTGGTAAGTTAATTCCTGTTTTCGGGCCGTGGAAATTCACTTCCTATGTAATGATCGTATCATGTCTAGGGGTTTTTGTTCACTTTTTTATCCAACATGACCTAAACGACCTGGTTTTCCCAGCCAGGGTATACCTTTATACGTTCTTAATGGCTGTGATATCTACTGTTATACCATCATTTATGTTAGCACAAGGCATTAAGATCATTGGCTCGGGAAAAGCCTCCCTAATTGGCAGCATTGGTCCTGTTTCTACCATTTTTATGGCATATATTTTTTTGGGCGAGGTAATCAATGTATTTCAAGTAATAGGAGCAGCCTTTGTCATTACTGGCATAATACTCCTTAACGGCTATGGCTTCATACAAGACTTTATAAAAAAATAG
- a CDS encoding rod shape-determining protein, which translates to MGLFNFFGNGIAVDLGTANTLIMHNDQIVLNEPSIIAVNSVSGEIVAVGRKAMEMHEKTHEHIKTIRPMKDGVISNFHAAEAMIRGMLKMITSSGKKTLLKSVDKMVICIPYGATEVEKRAVRDSAEHAGVKDLFMIHEPLAAALGIGIDIEQPEGSLIVDMGGGTTEIAIIALSGVVTNQSLKVAGDALNRDILNYMRREHNLLIGERTAERIKMEIGSALVELENPPSDMNVIGRDLMTGLPKEILINYSEISQCMEKSISMIEEGVVKTLESCPPELASDIYKKGIYLTGGGSNLKGLDKRIEAKTRLKVHVSENNLLSAISGTGISLQKLKSMKHVMIK; encoded by the coding sequence ATGGGTTTATTTAACTTCTTTGGCAACGGTATAGCCGTTGACCTAGGCACTGCGAATACACTGATCATGCATAATGACCAGATTGTGCTTAATGAACCTTCCATTATTGCTGTAAACAGCGTTTCCGGGGAAATTGTGGCTGTTGGAAGAAAAGCCATGGAAATGCATGAAAAAACACACGAGCACATCAAAACCATCCGTCCCATGAAAGATGGTGTCATATCAAATTTCCATGCAGCTGAGGCCATGATCAGAGGCATGCTAAAAATGATCACTTCTTCTGGCAAGAAGACTTTACTGAAAAGTGTAGACAAAATGGTTATATGCATTCCCTATGGTGCCACAGAAGTGGAAAAGAGGGCCGTAAGGGATTCTGCAGAACATGCTGGCGTTAAAGATTTATTTATGATCCATGAACCACTTGCTGCCGCTTTGGGCATAGGCATTGATATTGAACAACCGGAAGGCTCCCTAATTGTAGATATGGGTGGCGGAACTACTGAAATCGCCATTATTGCACTCTCTGGTGTAGTGACAAACCAGTCGCTCAAAGTGGCCGGAGATGCCTTGAATAGGGATATCCTCAACTACATGCGTAGAGAGCATAACTTACTCATCGGTGAGCGTACGGCTGAAAGAATTAAAATGGAAATTGGATCTGCTTTGGTAGAACTGGAAAACCCTCCATCTGACATGAATGTTATTGGAAGGGATTTAATGACCGGTCTGCCTAAAGAAATCCTGATCAATTACTCTGAAATCTCCCAATGCATGGAAAAGTCTATTTCCATGATCGAAGAAGGTGTTGTTAAAACCCTTGAAAGCTGTCCTCCTGAACTTGCTAGCGACATCTATAAAAAAGGAATCTACCTTACAGGCGGAGGCAGTAACTTAAAAGGGTTGGACAAAAGAATAGAAGCCAAAACCAGACTTAAAGTACATGTTTCTGAAAATAACTTATTATCAGCAATAAGTGGCACAGGCATTTCTTTACAGAAACTCAAAAGCATGAAACATGTGATGATAAAATAA
- a CDS encoding diphthine--ammonia ligase encodes MKKTAIFWSGGKDSALALSKLMDDTEHEVKYLITTIHQSTGRVSMHGVRKELILQQADALGIPLVFMVLREHADSHDEYEDTFKALLKKLKEDEGIEVIAFGDIFLEDLKIYRENLMKSSGLEVVFPIWGEDTKLLLWKFSELDFSAIVCASSADFEDLTGERLNSGFINILPEGVDPCGENGEFHSFVYDGPIFKHAVKFKKGERILKHYTMGDTQKGFYFLDLLPE; translated from the coding sequence ATGAAAAAAACAGCCATTTTTTGGAGTGGAGGAAAAGATTCTGCACTTGCACTGTCTAAACTCATGGACGATACAGAGCATGAGGTTAAATATTTAATTACCACCATTCATCAATCTACCGGTAGGGTAAGTATGCACGGTGTTCGAAAAGAGCTGATCCTGCAACAAGCTGATGCTTTGGGTATACCGTTGGTTTTTATGGTTTTAAGAGAGCATGCTGATAGTCATGACGAATATGAAGATACTTTCAAAGCTTTGCTCAAAAAACTTAAAGAAGATGAAGGGATTGAAGTTATAGCTTTTGGGGACATCTTTTTAGAAGACCTTAAAATATATCGGGAAAACTTGATGAAGTCTTCTGGATTAGAAGTAGTTTTTCCTATTTGGGGAGAAGATACTAAGCTGCTTTTGTGGAAGTTTTCAGAGCTGGATTTTTCTGCTATTGTTTGTGCATCTTCAGCAGATTTTGAAGATTTGACAGGGGAAAGGTTAAATAGCGGTTTTATCAATATTTTACCAGAAGGGGTAGACCCTTGCGGCGAGAATGGTGAGTTTCATTCATTTGTATACGACGGGCCTATTTTTAAGCATGCTGTGAAGTTTAAAAAAGGAGAACGCATTCTTAAGCACTATACCATGGGGGATACCCAAAAAGGGTTTTACTTTTTGGATCTGTTGCCTGAATGA
- a CDS encoding TonB-dependent receptor, which produces MNLLKQALILILALGAINTYGQVASDSLLLEEVVVEGDRFDQFTGGNRIEKVDSATLQNYRNQSIADVLAAETNIFIKSQGPGNLATTSMRGGGASHTAVLWNGFNIQAPTLGQIDFSLVPVSFLEDVNVQYGGAGALWGSGAVGGTIHLRNRGRFNKGITVGTSARIGSFGHFHKDISAGYSNNRYAGSVKAFYTTAVNNYPYYNTAREGNPLERQTNAAFQNFGVLQENYFRISKDQELNFRIWLQSNNREVPPTMTAESNTSELNSQFGRFTAEWRKTGTRVNYFIRSAYFNETTFYYDTLADINSETNFQSLINEAEAHIKVADNHLFNLGINNSYHTAQSTGGYPEGVEQNRLAFFSSYRIRNKANTWSGDASVRQEFVENITAPIVPAAGFRGRLLPWLKLKGNVARTYRIPTFNDLYWQPGGNPDLVPESGWSQEAGIVTHKTFTNTKAEAGLTAFNSNIDNMIIWLPTGNFWSPKNVRSVWSRGLEVNAKIAGKLNNIGYTISSGYNYVVATNEETTSPADRSLGKQLIYVPMYNALFNIELRYRDFQLRYNHNFTGNRFITTDNSQILQSYHLANLFIGKRFKKGKIIYDLHAQIHNLWNVSYQVMQWQAMPLRSYQAGISINFTQK; this is translated from the coding sequence ATGAATCTTTTAAAACAGGCACTTATTCTCATATTAGCCTTAGGGGCTATTAACACCTATGGACAAGTTGCCAGCGACTCTCTGTTGCTGGAAGAGGTGGTAGTGGAAGGAGACCGCTTTGACCAATTTACAGGAGGGAACAGGATAGAAAAAGTAGACTCTGCCACACTACAAAATTATCGAAATCAATCCATAGCAGACGTACTTGCTGCCGAAACCAACATTTTTATAAAAAGCCAAGGGCCTGGAAATTTAGCTACCACTTCAATGAGAGGAGGAGGCGCCTCCCACACGGCTGTACTATGGAACGGCTTCAATATTCAAGCACCTACCCTTGGGCAAATCGACTTTTCTCTTGTGCCCGTGTCCTTTTTGGAGGATGTAAATGTACAGTATGGCGGAGCAGGTGCCTTATGGGGCAGCGGAGCTGTGGGCGGAACTATCCACCTTCGAAACAGAGGCAGGTTCAACAAAGGTATAACTGTTGGTACAAGCGCACGAATAGGAAGTTTTGGTCATTTCCACAAAGACATAAGTGCTGGATACAGCAACAACCGTTATGCAGGAAGTGTAAAAGCCTTTTATACCACAGCAGTCAACAACTACCCCTACTACAACACAGCCCGCGAAGGGAACCCACTGGAAAGGCAAACCAATGCCGCATTTCAAAATTTTGGGGTCTTACAAGAAAACTATTTCCGAATCAGCAAAGACCAGGAGTTAAACTTTAGGATATGGCTCCAATCCAACAACAGGGAAGTCCCCCCCACCATGACTGCAGAAAGCAACACGTCAGAACTGAACAGCCAGTTTGGGAGGTTTACGGCTGAGTGGCGAAAAACAGGGACACGGGTAAACTATTTTATCAGGTCAGCATATTTTAACGAAACCACTTTCTACTACGACACGCTAGCTGACATTAACTCTGAAACCAATTTTCAAAGTTTGATAAATGAAGCAGAAGCCCATATTAAAGTAGCCGACAACCATTTGTTTAACCTTGGCATCAACAATTCCTACCACACAGCACAATCTACAGGAGGTTACCCTGAAGGCGTAGAACAGAACCGGCTAGCCTTTTTTTCTTCCTATAGGATAAGAAATAAAGCGAATACCTGGTCGGGAGATGCTTCTGTACGGCAAGAGTTTGTTGAAAACATAACAGCACCCATAGTTCCGGCTGCAGGTTTCAGAGGAAGGTTGCTCCCATGGCTAAAACTAAAAGGTAATGTTGCACGCACTTACCGTATCCCCACATTCAATGATTTATACTGGCAGCCTGGCGGAAATCCTGATTTGGTGCCAGAGTCAGGGTGGAGCCAAGAAGCAGGAATAGTGACCCACAAAACTTTCACTAACACAAAAGCAGAAGCTGGTTTAACTGCTTTTAACAGCAACATCGACAATATGATTATCTGGTTGCCAACGGGAAACTTTTGGAGTCCAAAAAATGTCCGGTCGGTGTGGTCTAGGGGTTTAGAAGTCAATGCTAAAATAGCCGGCAAGCTCAACAATATCGGCTATACAATTTCTTCCGGTTACAACTATGTAGTGGCCACCAATGAGGAAACAACCTCCCCCGCCGATAGAAGTTTAGGCAAGCAACTTATCTATGTACCGATGTATAATGCCCTTTTTAATATAGAGTTGCGCTACCGGGACTTTCAACTAAGGTACAACCATAATTTTACAGGGAACCGGTTTATTACGACAGACAACTCTCAAATACTACAAAGCTACCATTTAGCCAACCTATTTATTGGCAAGCGCTTTAAAAAAGGCAAAATCATATACGACCTTCACGCCCAAATACATAACCTTTGGAACGTTTCCTATCAGGTAATGCAATGGCAGGCCATGCCTTTGAGAAGCTATCAAGCTGGAATATCAATAAATTTTACACAAAAATAA
- a CDS encoding DUF4465 domain-containing protein, giving the protein MKHNYLTTKIKALALTLVFTTIAMCANAQEVVDFEDLTLEEDSYWNGSDESGGFTSGGVFFPNGYNTEWDFWNSGFAYSNKTDTTTPGHENIFSAFTGSGYGDTDIYGLGKNNSQLKFPDQPNGVNPESILITNTTFAVLSMREGDQFAKPFGGEDGNDPDWFLLTITGFRNGQEVNETVEFYLADYRFEDNSENYIVEDWEWVDLEPLGTVDSIRFNLASSDVNDEGQMNTPDFFAFDHFTYNTDVTSIASKDLATVKAYPNPASEVLYLQGLPQGTSNILVTDFNGKALLSQTTEDNSTQLYLNDLTGGLYLVHITSTSGTNVIKFVKQ; this is encoded by the coding sequence ATGAAACACAACTACCTAACTACAAAAATTAAGGCTTTAGCCCTGACACTGGTTTTTACAACCATCGCTATGTGCGCAAATGCACAAGAGGTTGTAGATTTTGAAGACCTAACCCTTGAGGAAGACTCTTATTGGAACGGCTCAGATGAGAGCGGAGGCTTTACCAGCGGAGGAGTTTTTTTCCCTAACGGATACAACACTGAGTGGGATTTTTGGAATAGCGGATTTGCCTATTCAAATAAAACAGACACCACTACTCCAGGGCATGAAAATATATTCAGCGCATTTACGGGAAGTGGTTATGGAGACACAGATATCTACGGTTTGGGAAAAAACAACTCGCAGCTAAAATTTCCAGATCAACCAAACGGCGTAAACCCTGAAAGTATTCTTATAACCAATACAACTTTTGCTGTCCTTAGCATGAGAGAGGGAGACCAGTTTGCCAAACCTTTTGGGGGCGAAGACGGCAATGACCCAGACTGGTTTTTGCTTACCATCACTGGTTTCAGAAATGGACAAGAGGTGAACGAAACCGTGGAGTTTTACCTTGCAGATTATAGATTTGAGGACAATTCTGAAAATTATATTGTAGAAGACTGGGAATGGGTTGACCTTGAGCCACTAGGAACCGTAGATAGCATCAGGTTTAACCTTGCCTCCTCTGATGTAAATGATGAAGGCCAGATGAACACACCTGACTTTTTTGCTTTTGACCACTTTACCTATAACACAGATGTTACTTCTATCGCATCGAAGGACTTAGCAACCGTAAAAGCGTATCCAAATCCAGCTTCAGAGGTTTTATACCTGCAAGGACTTCCTCAAGGCACTTCAAACATTCTGGTGACTGACTTTAACGGAAAAGCCTTACTGTCACAAACCACTGAAGACAATTCAACCCAACTGTACCTTAACGACTTAACAGGAGGGCTATACCTAGTGCATATCACATCTACCAGTGGTACTAATGTCATCAAATTTGTAAAACAATAA
- a CDS encoding T9SS type A sorting domain-containing protein, which translates to MKHLIIIIFILFAAKTYGQFAPQAGEPGTTAIHRDSSVFVGWATGCTVVRGPQDISDPSLGNASAGEPIFATGKSGEHSTVSLGDGGLAIVTFATTIKNGEGPDFAVFENAFRSEGHAFLELAFVEVSSDGENYFRFPSISLTDPSEQVGTFGVIDASKVHNLAGKYVNNYGTPFDLEDLKDEEGLDVDHITHVRVIDVVGSIDPEFATYDSEGNIINDPWPTPFPSSGFDLEAVGVINAGEPTSIINSTKKAPFVTYPNPVIQGESVTIEYKPKNLNGAQVEVSDMYGRNLLSYNISSEQTLLPTHHLSSGAYLVKINDEGKIHTQKLLITK; encoded by the coding sequence ATGAAACATCTTATAATAATCATATTTATACTATTTGCAGCTAAAACCTATGGCCAATTTGCCCCTCAGGCTGGAGAACCTGGAACTACCGCCATTCACAGAGACTCCTCAGTCTTTGTGGGCTGGGCCACAGGTTGTACTGTTGTTAGGGGACCGCAAGACATCTCTGACCCCTCGCTGGGAAATGCGTCGGCGGGAGAACCTATTTTTGCAACTGGAAAATCTGGTGAACACTCAACCGTTAGCCTTGGAGATGGTGGCCTGGCAATAGTCACTTTTGCAACAACCATAAAAAATGGAGAAGGCCCTGATTTTGCTGTTTTTGAAAATGCCTTTAGAAGTGAAGGCCATGCATTTCTAGAGCTAGCATTCGTAGAAGTCAGTTCTGATGGAGAAAACTACTTTAGGTTTCCCTCTATCTCATTGACTGACCCTTCAGAGCAAGTAGGTACTTTTGGAGTTATAGATGCCTCCAAAGTTCACAATTTGGCTGGAAAATATGTTAATAACTATGGCACTCCTTTTGACCTAGAAGACTTAAAAGATGAAGAAGGTTTGGATGTAGACCACATTACCCATGTCCGGGTTATTGATGTAGTCGGTTCCATTGATCCAGAATTTGCTACATATGATTCTGAAGGAAATATCATTAATGACCCATGGCCTACCCCCTTCCCTTCCAGTGGCTTTGATTTAGAAGCGGTGGGTGTTATCAATGCGGGAGAGCCTACTTCTATTATTAATTCCACCAAAAAAGCTCCATTTGTTACTTACCCTAACCCTGTTATCCAAGGAGAAAGTGTAACAATTGAGTATAAGCCTAAAAATTTGAACGGTGCACAAGTAGAAGTGTCTGACATGTATGGAAGAAATTTGCTATCATATAACATTTCCAGTGAACAAACATTGTTACCTACTCATCACTTAAGCAGTGGTGCTTATTTGGTAAAAATAAATGACGAAGGTAAAATACATACTCAGAAGCTTCTTATTACAAAATAG
- a CDS encoding histone deacetylase: MLKIAWAENYVHPLPEGHRFPMEKYALIHDQLVYEGTVSDDNFFTPIPAKEHYITEVHQPSYWEKLKNLNLTKQEERRTGFPLSAGLVEREVTIVGGTVQTAIYAIKYGVSLNIAGGTHHAYSDRGEGFCLLNDIAVAAGYLLKKGLAHRILICDLDVHQGNGTAEIFAGSDNVFTFSMHGEGNYPHKKESSDLDVGLPDKTTDEGYLHVLTDHLTEILENFKPDFIFYQSGVDVLSTDKLGRLSLTKDGCKDRDAFVLETCYKYGLPVSITMGGGYSPRIADITEAHCNTFRLAKQIFF; encoded by the coding sequence ATGTTAAAAATAGCCTGGGCTGAAAACTATGTACACCCTTTACCAGAAGGGCATCGCTTTCCGATGGAGAAGTATGCACTTATTCATGACCAATTAGTTTATGAAGGAACCGTCTCCGATGATAATTTTTTTACGCCAATACCAGCAAAAGAGCATTATATTACGGAGGTACACCAGCCTTCTTATTGGGAAAAGCTTAAGAACCTTAATTTGACCAAACAAGAAGAGCGTAGGACCGGTTTTCCTCTTTCCGCTGGTTTGGTTGAAAGAGAAGTGACAATTGTTGGTGGTACCGTACAAACAGCTATTTATGCGATTAAGTATGGTGTTTCTTTAAATATTGCCGGAGGAACCCACCATGCTTATTCTGATAGGGGAGAAGGGTTCTGCCTATTAAATGATATTGCCGTGGCCGCTGGTTATTTGTTGAAAAAAGGGCTGGCTCACAGGATTTTGATTTGTGATTTGGATGTGCATCAAGGAAATGGTACCGCTGAAATCTTTGCAGGTAGTGACAATGTATTTACTTTTAGTATGCATGGTGAAGGAAACTACCCTCATAAAAAAGAATCATCAGACTTAGATGTTGGCCTTCCTGATAAAACAACTGACGAAGGATACCTTCATGTATTAACTGATCACTTAACAGAGATTCTTGAGAATTTTAAACCGGACTTTATCTTTTATCAATCAGGGGTAGATGTATTGTCTACCGATAAACTTGGGAGGCTTTCTTTGACTAAAGATGGTTGTAAAGACCGGGATGCTTTTGTTTTAGAGACTTGTTATAAGTATGGTCTTCCTGTTTCCATAACCATGGGAGGAGGATACTCACCAAGGATTGCTGATATTACAGAAGCTCACTGCAACACTTTTAGGTTAGCAAAACAAATATTCTTCTGA
- a CDS encoding DUF493 family protein produces MGHQNYNGLREKLADMDWPSFYMFKFIVPRTSEEEIFKIFNQEDIKTRLSRNGKYISITAYQYMNSEDDVIDVYEQASHVEGVISL; encoded by the coding sequence ATGGGACATCAAAACTATAATGGATTACGAGAAAAGCTGGCCGATATGGATTGGCCTTCATTTTACATGTTTAAATTTATTGTGCCACGGACAAGCGAGGAAGAAATCTTTAAAATATTTAACCAAGAAGACATTAAAACCCGGCTTTCCCGAAATGGAAAGTATATAAGTATCACCGCTTATCAGTATATGAACTCTGAGGATGATGTGATTGATGTTTATGAGCAAGCGTCACATGTAGAGGGTGTTATTTCTTTATAA
- the mltG gene encoding endolytic transglycosylase MltG, giving the protein MAGRKNKTKRARRRKKKTWVNSRKLKLWSAGLALLLFTIYFFIKTLFFSNIQLRSEKYMVYAHEDQPLTSLADSMKTKGILGNSFTLKTLAFITGRSSVHQGLYEVKNGWNNIQILFHLSRKPIRESVKVSVPIRKLRRNVLKVLCKDLSVTESDVVTLFQNEAFLKEYDPAFDKESVYGLFIAGDFYAYQDLTPEELFECLYNEYCLFWTPERIAKCEEAGLTPLEAGILASIVYAETKLEEEMPAIAGLYLNRLSSNMRLQADPTVVYAAGQANIRRVLKRHKKIQSSYNTYRVNGLPPGPVFTVPAKAIDAVLDYESHDYLFFCADPDMSGGHVFAETYEQHKENARKYQQKLNRMGIYR; this is encoded by the coding sequence ATGGCAGGGAGAAAAAATAAGACAAAGCGGGCAAGACGAAGGAAAAAAAAGACCTGGGTAAATAGCCGCAAACTTAAACTATGGTCGGCTGGACTGGCGCTTTTACTTTTTACTATTTACTTTTTCATTAAAACCCTGTTTTTCTCCAATATTCAACTTCGGTCTGAGAAGTATATGGTGTATGCCCATGAAGACCAGCCCCTAACATCGCTTGCGGATTCTATGAAAACCAAAGGCATATTAGGCAATTCTTTTACGTTAAAAACATTAGCCTTTATTACAGGAAGAAGCAGTGTGCACCAAGGTTTATATGAAGTAAAGAATGGGTGGAATAACATTCAAATCCTTTTCCATTTATCAAGGAAACCTATTAGGGAGAGTGTGAAAGTGTCTGTTCCTATACGGAAACTTCGTAGAAATGTGCTTAAAGTTCTTTGTAAAGATCTTTCTGTTACGGAATCTGACGTGGTCACGCTTTTTCAAAATGAAGCATTTTTAAAAGAATACGACCCGGCTTTTGACAAAGAGTCTGTTTATGGGCTGTTTATTGCGGGCGATTTTTATGCTTATCAAGACTTAACACCAGAGGAGTTGTTTGAGTGCCTTTACAATGAATATTGCTTATTTTGGACGCCAGAGCGAATTGCAAAATGTGAAGAAGCAGGTTTGACCCCACTGGAAGCTGGCATATTGGCATCTATTGTATACGCTGAAACCAAACTCGAAGAGGAAATGCCTGCTATTGCTGGTTTATACCTCAACAGGCTTAGTAGCAATATGCGTTTACAAGCAGACCCCACAGTAGTATACGCTGCTGGTCAGGCCAATATTCGGCGGGTATTGAAACGACATAAAAAAATACAGTCCAGCTATAATACATATCGCGTCAATGGACTTCCCCCTGGTCCAGTTTTTACAGTTCCCGCCAAAGCTATAGACGCAGTTTTAGATTACGAGTCGCACGACTATCTTTTCTTTTGTGCAGATCCAGATATGTCTGGGGGACATGTTTTTGCAGAAACATATGAACAACATAAAGAAAATGCTCGTAAATATCAGCAGAAGTTAAATAGAATGGGTATTTATAGGTAA